ATTGTAGGTTAATCTAATTTGAGAATCTCAAAAAAATCCCTCTTAGCCGTTACCACGTGTTCATTTTGGGGAACTAAATAAACCACATTTCGACAATAGCGCTTTATATTAACTAAAAACAGGTGGTGCGTGCAACAATAGAAATAGGTAACTACATAATACAACAATGTGTTTGAATGTGATACAATTGATATACGGAGTAATTGATAACAAATGAAGTAGCTTTTATGTTAAACGGATTGATGATTCATCAATAATCAACTAAATCAACCTTTCAGAGTTTTGTAATTTTCAACATAGTAATACTTTTTTATTTATCAACTTACCTGACTTCTATTATCAAAACATAGCAACGTAAACCAATGTTTACGATATGTTTTGTTCATCAAATTCTTAAAATATGCAACACGCATATTGTTAAAGATGATCCTAATCGGAGCCTCGTGCATCGCACGGACTTTTCAACTAGTAAGAAATAATGCGAGTTAAGGGTAAGATAAGAACCTAaactatgttttttttttcagttaaGGGATTGAACTTCAAAAAAATCCAGTTAAGGACCTGAGCCCTCTTTCCGTTTGCTTTTCCGTTAGTTGACAATGTTGTATCATTCTTGTCCATCTTTAATCTCTATCTCCCAACACACGACATTCCGAAATCGATGGCGGAACTTCACAAATTGAATTTCTTGTTCTTAATTATTACGACTAGTTCTACCAAACCCATTCTCAGTCTTCTTATCTATGTTGGGATTTCTTGAGCACGATATCGCGATGGCGGCGGATTTATTAAATGCAGTTTCTGAGAGTTGAATACTTTTGTTATATACATATATAGTCTGTAACTCTGTATGAATATGAAGACCATAAATATAAAGACCATAAATATAAAGACCATAAAATGAGTGATTATCAGGAAGAAGGAGAACCAAACAAGCACGAGAGCACAGCAGTCTTGTCGTAAAATCAATGTGGGTATTTgtataagctttactatgatgAAATAAAATCAATGTTGCAAGTTGTTATTCTTACCAGAATTCGTTTAATTTGAAACTTACATTAAGATCAATTGGAAAATGGAAATAATTGCACATTTATAACGGCTTATATATTAGAAACAGACGAACCAAGCGAATTCCGTTATCGAGTATATACGTGTACTATCCAAACACTACTCTGTTCATATTCGACCAAGATTTCAATTTATATATTCATATGAGTTCACGTTAAACTCACCGGTTCCGCCATTTATGAACCCACTTGAGTGCTTGATAGGGAAGGAGAGAATGAGATAAAGGGGAAGATCTTAAGCATTACGTACTGTATGATTTTACAAGAAAAGCCGTTCATTCAATATATAGGTTATTCGTTTTGGAATGTTCATGTAAATTAAAGTTAACGGGGTTAGGGTTGAGTCCCTTAACCGTAAAGTTTTATAGTTGAGGTCCTTAACTATAAAAAAAACGATAGTATAGGTCCTTGTCTTTGGGTTAACTCGAAATAATGCAGGAGACTTCCAACTTtattaaataagaaataaaagttTGAAGGGAAGTGTACAATAATAATAACAtaatcatggaagtatacatgcATCGATCTCTCTCCTTATTATTCTTGCTTAACCTCATCAGATGCATTTGGTTCGATACCATCATCTATTGCATTGATCATTCCCTGCATGCATTTCAAAATTATGAGTATGTTTGATTTGCATTTCTCCAGTAATTTGTGACGCGGACGGGAAATGTGACTATTTTCCTTTTATATATGTTAAAAAATAATCTGGAACAAGAATTAGTGTTTCCAAAAAAAAGTACGTACGTACCTCAGATGTAAGAGGTTGAATGTCATAGGTGACCGCACTATAATCGGATTCCGTCTTAAAAACACCACCGTGGAGATATTGAGGTTCAGGGCCATCAAAGTGAAAGACGTCGATTTGTTGGTAGGAGAAGGGTACCTCATAAGTGACCGTAATAACAGACACAGTTGCAACCATTATTGACATGGGTGGTACTTTCAATTTGAGGTCTTGTTTAACGGCGGACTGATCGAAGCTAGGTGTTGCCCAAGAAGTATTAACTTGTCTGACCGCATTTGGAATCTCTAGTTCCCCATTTGAACCAACTTTTGGAATCCGGCCGTTGAACACGGCCGAACCTCTGACTAAGAACATACTATTACTATATGAGTTGATCGTAGTCATAATATACTCGACACTTTCATTATCCCGCTCCATTACACTGTTTGACCTATTTTCTATTCGCACTTCCTTCACAACCCGGGATGAGTTGGGTCCTCTCCAAGCTTTGCGGAAACTCTCAATATTGACCCGATATAAACTCGGGGGCATAGGCCGGAGCCAGGCATTGAGATCATTGAGGGAGTTTGATTCAGCAGTCAATTCCTGGTTAATGGCCGGAGATCTACGACAATACCGGTTGTTGACGAGGGAACGCAAGACAATCCCCGGCACTGTCGTGTTAGGCGGGGAATACAGGGTCGCATCAAACAACGTGCCTGGGTCGTTTTCAGGGAGAGGCCTTATATAGACGGTTGTATGAGGCAGTGACACACCGCAGAAATCGTTCATACTCATCGACTTTAATCTTAATTTGTCGCCGCTTTTGTTGTACAAGACCTCGAACAACACCTCTCGGTTTGTGGGGAATTCGTATTGCCTAACATGTACGTACCCGTTATTTTCGTTAAGTTTTATAGAGCTCAAATACTTGTTATTGTCACCGAGGAACATTACGTATCTTGGAAGTCTAGTCCTACTTATGACGGCGAAATCAGTGAGGCTAAACTCAGTTGGGGCGCCATGCTCGATACATAAGCTGTAGGCATGCGCATCGTTGGGTGGACGCATCACAACGTTCAACCCACTTTGCGCATGTATGAATTCAACAAACACGTTTCCAGCGCTCAAACGCGGCCGGAACAATGTACACCCATCCTTAGACATGTCCTCAACTTTCTCTGGGGCTGATGCAACCAACCAAGTTTCAGGCCTTGATGCCCTGCATGCCATTTGGTACTATTTAGAACAAGATTAACTTTTAAAATTATCAACTCATCAACTAATATTTTAACGTCAAAATTACTAAACTTTCATCGTGAatatattaaggaaataaaaagttttaataCCTAAAACTAATTATCAAAACCATTTTTggtaaaatattatttttgactaCCAAAAATAGTTTTAGCATGTATTTGTCGGAAATTATGGTCAAAGATTCAAAATACTATATTGGCGATGGTGAAAAAGCAACTTGGAAGGAAAAAAAATTGAGGGAGTATAACcgtataaataagagtagttaACACAAAGATAAGGACCTATACTATCGTTTATTTTCCAGGTAAGGACCTCAACTATTAAACTTTACAGTTAAGGGACTTCAACCTTAACACCGTTAACTTCTTCTAGTTTACATGAACATTGAAAAAAAATTGAGATAAATTGATTGAGCGGCTTTTCTAGAAAATCGTACAACAATTCAGTAATACTTAATTCTTCCTCATCTTTCCCTTCATCTCATTCTCTCCTTCACTATCAAGCACTCAAGTGGGTTCATAAACGACGGAACGTACAGGTGAGTTTGACGCGAACTCATATTTGAATATATAaattgagatttttttttttgcgggaaTATAAATTGAGATCTTGGTTTAATATGTACACGTATATATATACCCATTGACGGAATTCGTATGgttcgtcagtttctaatataAGCCGTTATCGGTGTAATTATTGCTAATTGATCTTAATTAATGTAAGTTTCAAATGAATTCTGGTGCAATAATATATGACGGGAATTTAAAGGGAAAATTAAAATTGCTAATTGATCTTAGTGAGTATTTatataagctttactatgatgAAATCAAATCAATAGTTGGATTGTTTATAAAACATTCAATCACAAAAATGACTTGCTTTCTCGAGATTCACCGAATAAGACATGGGAATTGAAAGAGAAAATTAAGTCATTACTTTACCTTCATTCTGAGATGATTTTATCAAAATTGCTATGATGCATTGATACTGTAATATTTAGCTGGTATTAGTTTTAACGGCAGTTAGACTGAATTAAGGTTGGAGTTCCTTAACTGAAATATTTTGAAGTACAAGTCCTTAACTGGAAAAAATAGTAAAGTTCGGGTCCTTCTCTTATGCTTAACTCGTAAAAATAACCACATTTATTTGAACAAATATTAGGGTCGTTCACTAAAATGACTATTTTTAATAAAGTATTTTCTAAATTAACCATTTTCGAatttttaattcccattttaacCATTTTTAAGGTTTTAACAATGTAATTAATTTTGACAATGGCTAGTTTGGGATATAATTTAGATAAAATGGTTAATTCGTATGAGATCTATACAGTTTCAAAAAGTAGTTTCTCATTATGACAACTAATATGTACTcggtatatatatatactagttttatacccgtgcagaGAATGCACGGGGTCGTAATATTAGCGTTATCATCGAATATTTGAATaataaatgtgattaaatattcAATGTCGTACATAACAAAGTATTATCTTGATTCTTGACAATAGGGTGAGCAACAATTCTAATTATGCCAAATTACAATTTAGCCGCCGTGTTCTCACTGCGCTAAAAGTTCATACAACTATAATATGAGTCTGAATCGAAATAATACTTTGTTATCTATTTCTATTTTAagttatatacggagtatatttctTACATAAATTATAAAATAACGGTCTCATACTGTAAAACGATGCATTTTTATAAGAAAAGTATTCATGTAATGCTAataaataatttttatttttaacaaTGAAACCGTCTAACATGGTAACACCGTTTCACACAAATTCATATTTAAGACGGGCATATTCGTCTTACACTTAAGACGGATCAAGTACACAGGAAACAAAAACAGAATACATTGGAATTAGCAAAAAATTTGTCTAATGTATGCAAATAGGATATTATTTGACTCGTTTTGATTTTAagacgaattaattaattaataactaaatTACCCATTCATAATCTGATTCAACATTTTATTGCGGACATCTCATCGATCTACATTAGGCCCAAGTGCCAACAACCCATTTAACATAATTAATGACCTAAATAATGGTATAATATACAAAGcaaatcctaaaccctacacTTTTGAGTTTGGCTTCACTCAAAATTATTCAAAACCCTCACTCATTTAGCAAATCATCTAACTTTCTCCCCATACCCGTATTTCATTTAATTAATAAATCTGCCAAATTTTTCACTCACATCACTATAACAGTTATGCCGCCTTTTCATGTCCTCACAACCGATGACCACCACCGCCTAACACCACTATAGTTTATTTAGAAGAAGTGAAATGTTAATTCAATAGTATGTTTGCAAGGTAGATGATCTAACTTTTCTTATTTTCGAATGACATACGTCCTATATTCGTCTAAACTATTTTGTTGACTactaatttttcgattttttgttttgttttgttgatttaTACTTTCGAACTTTGTCAAAACTAATTTTTTTGATTTCTCATTGgcacttgatttaatttttttttccatgTTGATGTAATTCGAAAACATCTTTGATCTAATGTCCTATATATACATctcattgttaatttttttttttgcatgtttGATCTGATAAATATTATTGATTTATTTTTAGGAATATTGCTAttgaatttatttttattatcttttccataattTTAAAATAATTACAGTTTTTACTACGTAATTCTGATAGATTTGATGAAATATGCTTTTTTCTTTTTGAAAAATTtcttttaataaattttatttttattgtagTTTGATTATGTTCCGGGGCATCTTTTTAATGTATTTTTTTTTGTGTTATTTAGAAGGGCATCTTTTTTAATGTACTTTTTTTTGTGTTATTTAGATCTGATTTTTCTTTCTACTTCTACAGAGTTGTTTTATCTAATACTAATCTAATAATTAGAATAATTAGATGGTGATATTATAAAGAAAGAAGAAAGAGAGTAATTAATCTTTTGAGAGATCATGGGGGACCCTACATCATTAATTTTGTTTTTCAATGCCTAAATTTCAGCAACCAATAGGAAGAAGCTAAATGCTTTAGCTTTTATAGATAGGGGATTCTCAAACATCACATGGATATTGATAGACTAATACCTTTttcttttcaaatttttttgtgaTTATCTTATTTTAATAAATATCATACTTAAATCAAAAAATAATGTGATGTGAATTGACTTCTCCCTCTATTTGTCAGCCCTAGTCATTTTCAGATGGATAATGATACGGCGCCACCGGGTGGCGCTCAATCTCGGCGTCGGCTTTCAAATTTCAATATGTATTTTCGTGGTCATTATGTACGTCGTTTTTATTATGGAATACGGAATAATATAAAGCTTTTCGATTTCGTGTGAAATTCCTTATTTTCTATGTTTTTAAAATCCAAATAGCCCCTGACTCGCCCGCCAGACCCGAcaaaccacgtataccaggtaaACCACTCAAGGGTGACAGGCTCGAAGTCTATTAGGAATGAACTAAGGCCAAGAATGCTCCACAAGATTTTGCTTTTGGAAGGCTTGAACATGGATCTCCTGGGAATTTCACCCAAAttttaaccactagactccaCCCTTACTGACAATGTCAACTAATTTTACTAATAGAGTTATTCGAGAAGAGCTATTTAATCATGACCTGGTTCTGTCACTAGCTTGTGATGGGTCAAGTGACGTATCACTCACATGAATAGATAAGACGAaagtaaaagtgtttaggaaaccACAAATGGCTTATTTTTATCTACCCAAGTAGGTTTTATTTAACCCGTCAGCTTGTAACGGATATTACCCGTCATAAATGGGAATTTGTGGGTTTATATTTTAATCGGTATTATAAGACCCTCCTTTGTGACATTTAGACACACCGAAAGAAAACGAATAAAAAAAACTGAAAGGCAGAGTGCTTAAATTTACCTAGCCCAGTAGTTGTTCTCGTAGCAGGATCGAATGTGAACGAGGCCATTTCCGGCCGACTCGACAGCGAACCTTGCTAGGTCACTGAAAACGCCTTCTTCAGGACCAAACCGGAGTTGTCTTTGAGGACCCGTAAAACTCAAGTATCTTGCATCATTCGAATCCCTCACTGAGAAAACCACTAGCTCAGGCAAAGACATTGAATTGTCTCAATACTAAATCAAGGCTTGTTAGCTTTGCTCTTGCGGTTCTTGCACTAATTAACGTTGCATTATTTATAGGTAAGAGGGATAAGAGGTAAGTGGTAATTAATATATTCAATTTGAACTAGGATTCTTTTCAGAACGTTATAGATCATTTCAGTATAAAATCTAAACTCGTAAAAATCAAGAGAAAAATGAAGAGGGAGGAAATGGGTGGATTCAAATTCATTCTCTTCGGATAAAGAAGTTTGTGAACATAAAAAAGATAAGGATAACAAAAATGACTAGTCATTCATATGAAGCCAAAAGGTCCATGGAAATTGGAAATGCAATGGACCAAAGAACAGCGCCTCAAAATCTTGTCTTGTTCAATAATGCACGTTTTCAGTAATGAAAGGGACTAAAATCACAAAAAAGAATTGTCATTTGTGAGGATAATGCTTGTATCGACATCTATCTAGGAAATCTGTTTATAGCAAAAATATCTCACGAGTACGAAAGCTTTATTTCCCAGCCTCGAATTCTTCTTCTTTCATAATCCACGTATATACGTTCTAGCGGCAGATCAGCCCAATCCCATGCATATATAGGCAGGAGCTATAATATTGATCATTCTAAAATTATAAGGGCACGTTATTAaaaatatttttgtgatttttattgaTACATTACGAAAAATATTATTGAAGATCTGAAGTTAATAACccaattcttttttttctatAAAAAGTGTGTTTAGAAGAAGCattaaaaaaagagagagaaaatagACTCATGGGTTTCGAACCCAAGACCTCCAAGATGATACACTAAATTACTAATTGAAGCCTAATTGAAATTGAAAACGCCTTTGGTTGTGCATGGGTTGATGGTAGAAATTAGAAAATGCTTGTGTTGTGCAAGGTGGAGCGAGTTCAGTAAGTAGACTGTTCAACTAATTAGTTATATTGATTGTATAGTAAGGAATaacatgaataattataatagttgggcctcaaccatcaccttaaggttttggttgagatgattcatctatcatggtaccttaagcttttggttgagttggttcatctatcatggtatcagagccactgtGACGACCGAaagtcacgggttcaaatcctggcaacctcaaaactcctcaaaaactcgaagtggaattCCAAAGACACAGTGCAGACGGGGAGCGGTGACAaccaaccactcttcaagcccaatgggcatttgagtgagggagcgtaataggaataattataatagtcgggcctcaaccatcaccttaaggttttggttgagatggttcatctatcaaggAATATAAACTTTATAATGAATTATTTGAGTTTAAACTTATtaattataagttttatttgaaataatatGAGATTCATTATAAAAATATtggttttaaaaaattataatgaaacTCAAGAATAATATATATAAGCTCAATTAGATTTTTATTTTCACatcaaaaaaattaaatttaaataaaaaatatataaaagctcaaaaaaaaatacacatatataAGCTCGGTTAGATTTATTATTGTTGTACGAGGCTCAACCTTTGTAATCCTAAAATTTTTGGGGAGGTAAGTGTGATTTTATAATCTAGCCCAACATACCTTTTATTTCTAGATCAGCCCCGGTAAAGTTCTCAATAATTCTCAAAAATGAAAGGGACTACAACCGCAATAATTTAGAGTGGAACCACAAATCTCTATCGAAAACGAAAATAAATATTTGGCATGCATGATGTGTCACTGTATTTGGCAACATCGGCCGGCTGGGTTAGAGCCAAGCTTACGCTATCCTTACGTACCGTGGAGTTGTACAACAGTGCGGGCTAGCTCGGCCTAGTCCGTACCTCTAGGCCACGAAACTCTAGCACGACTGCCCATAACACAACCCGAATGTCTCCTCGGGCCGGGCTAGTGCTCACATTTCTTTGGCCTAGCCCGATCCTagcacaaaaaaacaaacaaaggAGATCACCGCGGGGATCGATAATCAATCCGTTCTAACAATAACGATTTTATTCTAAACCACCTAAAtttattgactaattacaaaattTTTAAAAGTTAAACTAGTTTAAAATACTTGCGTCGTCAATTCCTTGAATTTGGTGGCGGAATTGTAGCGGCGGTGACAAAAATGTCGTACTTGAAAAAAGGATGTTAATATATGGGGGTTTAGAGTGAGGGGGTAGATTAGGAAAATCATTAAAatttgtcgacgatatttagcaATTTGTCAACGGTATTTAGTAGTTTGGATGTCATAAGACGATCTTTTGGGAGAGTTGTGGTTGTAGTCCACATTTAAAATTATTGTAGTTTTCGGCCCCGTATGAactaacacaaaatctcatttgtgaccaacaatatccgtcactttggagtgacggataccattttacctcacaaagtacccattttttctctctctgcaacactgttcacgtggtcccctttctccacta
The Silene latifolia isolate original U9 population chromosome 11, ASM4854445v1, whole genome shotgun sequence genome window above contains:
- the LOC141610531 gene encoding uncharacterized protein LOC141610531, whose amino-acid sequence is MSLPELVVFSVRDSNDARYLSFTGPQRQLRFGPEEGVFSDLARFAVESAGNGLVHIRSCYENNYWARASRPETWLVASAPEKVEDMSKDGCTLFRPRLSAGNVFVEFIHAQSGLNVVMRPPNDAHAYSLCIEHGAPTEFSLTDFAVISRTRLPRYVMFLGDNNKYLSSIKLNENNGYVHVRQYEFPTNREVLFEVLYNKSGDKLRLKSMSMNDFCGVSLPHTTVYIRPLPENDPGTLFDATLYSPPNTTVPGIVLRSLVNNRYCRRSPAINQELTAESNSLNDLNAWLRPMPPSLYRVNIESFRKAWRGPNSSRVVKEVRIENRSNSVMERDNESVEYIMTTINSYSNSMFLVRGSAVFNGRIPKVGSNGELEIPNAVRQVNTSWATPSFDQSAVKQDLKLKVPPMSIMVATVSVITVTYEVPFSYQQIDVFHFDGPEPQYLHGGVFKTESDYSAVTYDIQPLTSEGMINAIDDGIEPNASDEVKQE